The following coding sequences are from one Microbacterium sp. SSM24 window:
- a CDS encoding cysteine desulfurase family protein → MQVYLDHAATTPLRPEARAAWLDASGEVGNASSIHGRGQAARRTLEEARERLAAVLDCDPIEVVFTSGGTEAVNLAVKGLWWSRAEGTDAVVLPDGEHHATLDAAEWLRTSHDAVIRPAPLTASGAIDPAVFVARLPGAAFATALVANNEVGTVNDAAALTAAAGASDVPLHLDAVAAFGHLPVSFRRWRADASAHGGLVALSVSAHKIGGPVGVGALIVSRHARLAPLLHGGGQQRGLRAGTQDVAGATAFAVAAELAEAERESEARRLGALRDELVRGILSSVPSAELLGDPSQRIPGNAHLLFAGASGETLLFLLDQAGIAVSTGSACQAGIPEPSHVVTAMGRTDAEARQVLRLTLGRTSESADVSAVIAVLPELVERARAASGSRSGTGS, encoded by the coding sequence ATGCAGGTCTACCTCGACCACGCGGCCACCACTCCGCTGCGCCCCGAGGCGCGTGCGGCGTGGCTCGACGCGTCGGGCGAGGTCGGCAACGCCTCGTCGATCCACGGCCGCGGGCAGGCGGCGCGCCGAACTCTCGAGGAGGCGCGCGAGCGGCTCGCCGCCGTCCTGGACTGCGACCCGATCGAGGTGGTCTTCACGTCCGGGGGGACCGAGGCGGTCAATCTCGCGGTGAAGGGGCTGTGGTGGTCGAGGGCGGAGGGCACGGATGCCGTCGTCCTGCCCGACGGTGAGCACCACGCGACCCTCGACGCGGCGGAGTGGCTGCGCACCTCGCACGATGCGGTGATCCGGCCCGCTCCGCTGACGGCGAGCGGGGCGATCGATCCCGCCGTGTTCGTCGCGCGCCTTCCCGGCGCGGCATTCGCCACCGCCCTGGTCGCCAACAACGAGGTGGGAACCGTCAACGACGCCGCCGCGCTGACCGCCGCCGCCGGTGCGAGCGACGTCCCGCTCCATCTCGACGCCGTCGCCGCCTTCGGCCACCTTCCGGTGTCGTTCCGCCGTTGGCGGGCGGATGCCTCCGCCCACGGCGGTTTGGTCGCGCTCAGCGTGTCGGCCCACAAGATCGGGGGCCCGGTGGGCGTCGGGGCGCTCATCGTCTCGCGTCATGCCCGGCTCGCTCCGCTGCTTCACGGCGGTGGCCAGCAGCGCGGACTGCGAGCGGGAACGCAGGACGTCGCGGGTGCGACCGCCTTCGCCGTCGCTGCGGAGCTGGCCGAGGCGGAACGCGAGTCCGAGGCTCGGCGGCTGGGCGCACTGCGCGATGAACTCGTGCGCGGCATCCTCTCGTCCGTCCCGTCGGCGGAGCTGCTCGGCGACCCTTCGCAGCGCATCCCGGGCAACGCGCATCTGCTCTTCGCGGGGGCGAGCGGCGAGACGCTCCTGTTCCTGCTCGATCAGGCGGGGATCGCCGTCTCGACGGGCTCGGCCTGCCAGGCCGGCATCCCGGAGCCGTCGCACGTCGTGACGGCGATGGGGCGGACGGATGCGGAGGCCCGGCAGGTGCTGCGCCTCACCCTCGGTCGCACGTCGGAGAGCGCCGACGTCTCCGCCGTCATCGCCGTGCTGCCCGAGCTCGTGGAGCGGGCGCGCGCGGCATCCGGGTCCCGGTCAGGCACGGGTTCGTAG
- the mnmA gene encoding tRNA 2-thiouridine(34) synthase MnmA, with the protein MKILAAMSGGVDSAVAAARAVDAGHDVVGVHLALSRAGGTLRTGSRGCCTIEDAMDARRAADRLGIPFYVWDFSERFRDDVIEDFVSEYRAGRTPNPCMRCNEKIKFAALLERALELGFDAVCTGHYATLVDTPAGLELHRASDAAKDQSYVLGVLTAQQLAHTYFPLGSTPSKAIVRAEAEARGLAVAQKPDSHDICFIPDGDTRGWLAERVGTATGEVVDRTGAVVGSHEGAHAFTVGQRRGLSLGVPAPDGKPRFVLEVRPVSNTVVVGPKEALATAEIAGERHSWAGRPQPEGAFACHVQIRAHADPVPARAVLDGGVLTVVPESPFEGVAPGQTAVLYDGTRVIGQFTIDRTVSAVPVDA; encoded by the coding sequence ATGAAGATCCTCGCGGCCATGAGCGGTGGCGTCGATTCCGCCGTCGCGGCCGCACGGGCCGTGGATGCCGGGCACGACGTCGTCGGCGTCCACCTCGCGCTCTCACGGGCAGGCGGAACGCTGCGCACCGGAAGCCGCGGCTGCTGCACGATCGAGGACGCGATGGACGCGCGGCGGGCGGCCGATCGCCTCGGCATCCCGTTCTACGTGTGGGACTTCTCCGAGCGGTTCCGCGACGACGTGATCGAGGACTTCGTGTCCGAGTACCGCGCGGGCCGCACTCCGAACCCGTGCATGCGATGCAACGAGAAGATCAAGTTCGCCGCGCTCCTGGAGCGTGCCCTGGAACTCGGATTCGACGCCGTATGCACCGGGCACTACGCGACGCTGGTGGACACCCCCGCCGGCCTCGAACTGCACAGGGCTTCGGATGCCGCCAAGGACCAGTCCTATGTGCTCGGCGTGCTGACGGCGCAGCAGCTCGCGCACACCTACTTTCCGCTGGGCTCGACGCCGTCCAAGGCGATCGTGCGAGCGGAGGCGGAGGCGCGGGGCCTCGCGGTCGCGCAGAAGCCCGACAGTCACGACATCTGCTTCATTCCCGACGGCGACACGCGCGGGTGGCTGGCCGAGCGGGTCGGCACCGCGACCGGTGAGGTCGTCGACCGTACCGGTGCGGTGGTGGGAAGCCACGAGGGAGCGCACGCGTTCACCGTCGGCCAGCGTCGCGGGCTCTCGCTCGGGGTTCCGGCGCCCGACGGCAAGCCGCGGTTCGTGCTCGAGGTGCGGCCGGTCTCCAACACCGTGGTCGTCGGCCCGAAGGAGGCGCTGGCCACCGCCGAAATCGCGGGGGAGCGGCACTCCTGGGCCGGACGTCCGCAGCCCGAAGGCGCCTTCGCGTGCCATGTGCAGATCCGCGCGCACGCCGACCCCGTTCCGGCACGGGCGGTGCTCGACGGCGGCGTGCTGACCGTCGTTCCGGAGTCGCCCTTCGAGGGCGTCGCGCCGGGGCAGACCGCGGTGCTCTACGACGGCACGCGGGTGATCGGCCAGTTCACGATCGATCGCACCGTCTCGGCCGTCCCCGTCGACGCGTAG